aaatacacggaccgctcgagcggtcggcgtcgactgcttgagctgtcggttgttgactgctcgagctacgacccaactgctcgagcagtcaaatgagaaaacagacgccgcgaggccgcaaagggcgggggggagagggaagtcggagagctgtcgactgctctagcgcagtcaacggctcgagcagtcggtgtatgcctcgcaaccgctcgcgagcggtcgacggcacaatggaatttcatcatgcagttgacggcttgaagcggtcgcgactgctcgagcagtcgtgtgtacggcagcgaatgaatgactatagttcactgcgcggtcgcggctttaagcagtcggtctcaactgcttgaagcagtccgtgtacggcggctctaaaatcaacatttaaaaaaaactttacaatagtaataaaaaaccatgttaaattaaatgaaacccTTTATTTTTCCAGTACGTCACAAACGAAGGGTCGGTGTGTATATTCCGCACGAATAAGAACGCGCCCAACTACCGGCTCATCAAGATAGACCTGCACAACCCCGCCGAGGAGAACTGGGAGACACTCATACCTGTAAGTAAACACAACCTTATTACTAACGCATTAAAGTTCTATTAACTTGTCCATAAAGGCCCaagttgaagtaaataaatattaaatttttaacatCTTATTCATAATGATTAcctattttgtatgtatgttacatgattttcacattcaattttgaaagtaatCAGTTAAATTGCTTTATGAAAAACAgatgtttatgttgttggtgaaaatggggcTCAATGTATGAAAGTTAAACTATAACTAAGcaatatttaactattttaCCTTAGCATTAAGGGAAcatctatttttgtttgtttcaggaaCACCCTAGCGACGTATTAGACTGGGCATCGGCAGTAGACAATGATAAGCTGGTCATTCATTACGTTAGAGATGTTAaggtatgtatgttttgtcTATGCAATCCCATTAGTGAAAATAAACTTCCAATTTAGTTTTATGCCAGTTTCTCAATGTTCAACgaagattttttattgacaaattAAAGCCGGAATATAGAAGATTTTAACTATTGAATTTAATccctttttttcttttattattccCGTGTGATGATGACATCCTGTTATTCGTCATCAGGGACATAAGGCTTGCAGAAGGTTTTTCCACTCTTCGCTCATGAGTAGCAATTTCGAAACTCCTTACAACAGAGGccactcattattaaaatacaaacttatgtaataaaacatcTTTATGTACATTCCAGAGCGTACTACAACTGCACGACATGAGCTCGGGCAAGATGTTACAAACGTTCCCGCTGGACGTGGGCTCCGTGGTGGGCTTCTCCGGCAAGAAGGAGCACTCCGAGATCTTCTACCACTTCATGTCCTTCCTGTCGCCTGGTGTTATATACCATGTAGACTTCACCAAGAAGCCCTATGAGCCCACTGTGAGTactttaatgttattatttaaatagttttcacTCGCAGTTACTTTTAGGACAGAAACCATTCCTCAATGTTGTcacatgtaaataattttcaaatcttgCAGTTCCCGAAATAGCGCATGtgactgtaaaataaaattcttcagctatataatattagaatGTTGGAATTATAACTGTCCCTTGGTCctctatttatattttcgtaAGTATATTGGGGTTTGTTTCTGGTCTGACTAGATGGAACTGCCAGTATTTTTTCATGGATCTTTAGAACACATTTTCTGTTTCACAAAatcaatagataaataatattatgataaaaaatagctaACCATAGTATTGTTGTATTCCAGGTGTTCAGGGAAGTGAAGGTGAAAGGTTTCGACGCGTCGCAATACGAAGCTAAGCAGATATTCTACTCTAGCAAAGACGGCACTAAAGTTCCTATGTTTATCGTTTCTAAGAAGGTAAATATCgtcaacatttaaataattaatacttatattttcttGTGTGTTTGCTACCAGAATACTAAACTGTAATACAGTCTTTACCTCGGGTTGATTTGTAATACTAATTGATAAATCTTTATCTCTGTAACGATTAAAAACTAACATCCTAAagttatgaaacaaaaacaatacaatgtAACCGTAATACAACGTTACTTAAAAATCGCGCCACTGCATATAAATTGTACCAAGTTACAGTATAttcttaaatataaaatcatttttgaaatcAATAATCCTATATTCACCAGGGTCTAGCACAAGACGGTTCGAACCCTGCGCTGATCTACGGCTACGGCGGGTTCAACATCAACATCCAGCCCAGCTTCAGCGTCACGCGGCTCGTCTTCATGCAGCACTTCAACGGCGTAGTAGCTATTCCTAACATTCGGGGAGGAGGGTAAGACGAGATACATAATACTTTTTAACTGATAATGATGACTGAGGAAAACAATTaatgtatatataatattgggtcatttaattaagtgtttagAGTGCTCCTTATATTATTTCGCCatggaaacaatatttttgcaactAGTGCTTAATAGAGTCTGCAAATGCTTACATTCACCAACCGCCTTGAACTTTTCACAAAATGCTTGTTAATACATAGTCCTTAATATTCTGTATCTcttcaagtttattttcaagACATTTTACAGTACTTAAAATCATACCTCATTTTTAATCCCTCAGCGAGTACGGCGAGAGATGGCACAACGCGGGCCGGCTGCTGAACAAGCAGAACGTTTTTGACGACTTCCAGTACGCGGCGGAGTACCTCGTGCAGCAGCGCTACACCCGCCCCGACCGCATCACCATACAGGGCGGCTCTAATGGCGGCCTGCTCGTCGCTGCCTGCATCAACCAGCGGCCTGACCTCTATGGCGCCGCCATCGTGCAGGTCGGGTGAGTTCGAACTTCCTCTGTATATacttactagcgacccgccacTAAATTCTGAGCATAATTAGATAAGTGTTTTAACCCTACATGCACACCTCTCTCTCACCTTCGCCACTCTCTGATATCCAAATAAAATTCCTATGTTCCATAACAACGAGAGGTTTGGCGAAAACTACATCTTTAAACGTCTACATTTGTGGTGCGCTAATTGTCTGTagtttcgcccgcgtcccgtaAGGACTATCTCTTGCAGctggataataaaaaaaaatatccacgTGTTTATTACGAGTATTTTAATGCTATTGGAAGGTCAATAAACTTCTACATTTACATTTGTTCATGGTTGTACATGGTAAGTATATTTGAAAAACAATGCATAAGTAATTTGTATCCTCAAAAGTAAGGACGCTTATCGTATAATACTTATATATCATACATACCAatttaataaatcttatttttcgTTGCCCTTTACATCGAAAACCCTTATATCGAAGTCAGTTATGACAAAGaggtgtataaaaaataattcttgatCATAATTATTTCCAGAGTACTTGACATGCTTCGGTTCCAAAAGTTCACGATCGGTCACGCGTGGGTGTCGGACTACGGCAGCTCCGACAACAAGACGCAGTTCGAGTACCTGCTCAAGTACTCGCCGCTGCACAACATACAAGTACCTACTAACAGTAAGTTGTGTGTTCATGTTGTTTTAACCAGCTATTGTTTACGACTTCTTCTGAAATCagaaattaaagttaattagGGATTTAGTGCGAAGACAATGAAATGCTTATTTATCTATAACCTATATTCATGTTATTTAAACgtaatctgttttattttatacttattgcAATAACTTACTTTAGGCTCGCAGTACAATGAGTTGTGTCATAACAAATGCCATAAGGTTTTTTTGTATCCTAAATTACTTCTCAGTGTTTCATTGAAGAACTCTTCTACAGTTGGGAAGCTACAGTATCTCTGGGtgaaataggctatattttagccgagtagtttccacaggactTGAGTGAAACCGCGAcacattcatttataaattgatatttaccTTTCTCCCACAGCGACACAATACCCCGCGACGCTAGTACTAACAGCAGACCACGACGACCGCGTGGTGCCGCTGCACTCGCTGAAGTTCATCGCGGCGCTGCAGCACGCGGCACGTGGGACGCCGCAGCAGCGCCCGCTGCTCGCCAGGGTCGACACCAAGGCCGGACACGGCGGCGGGAAGCCTACTGCCAAGATTGTGAGTAGTTTGTGCAGAAATGGCACTATTGAGGAGAAAATAGTTCAATAACTGGTTTATACGACGTTTTctgtaaagaagaaaaaagttaaGGATAATGAATTTAGAACAAAGAAAGTGGCAGCGTTTAAATTGAATTGTggagattttattttctaaagtcGCCATTCCGCCACTTGGAAGCAGCATGATAGATGCAAGTAGCATGTAACCAAACCATTGCGTAGTAG
The window above is part of the Helicoverpa armigera isolate CAAS_96S chromosome 3, ASM3070526v1, whole genome shotgun sequence genome. Proteins encoded here:
- the LOC110383854 gene encoding prolyl endopeptidase isoform X1 encodes the protein MILSISGISVIFQHYSQTFPMKLYRKCIVLHTIITYSFCFCTHEPLQTCMPVGTSHLSYLKIIRDTYECARASTSAPEKMAFHYPEARRDESVIDDYHGTKIADPYRWLEDPDSNETKEFIDAENRITRPYLDACPVKADINQRLTELWNYPKYSCPFKRGNRYFFFKNTGLQNQNVLYVQDSLDGEPRVFLDPNTLSEDGTIALSGSRFTEDGNTFAYGLSASGSDWITIHLKDVASGEDYPEVLEKVKFASMSWTKDNKGLFYSRYPDQAGKTDGSETEVNRDQKLCYHRLNTPQADDVIVVEFPEEPLWRIGAEVTDCGKYLIVSPVKDCRDNLLFYADLSKQPDISGKLHLTQIVHKFEADYEYVTNEGSVCIFRTNKNAPNYRLIKIDLHNPAEENWETLIPEHPSDVLDWASAVDNDKLVIHYVRDVKSVLQLHDMSSGKMLQTFPLDVGSVVGFSGKKEHSEIFYHFMSFLSPGVIYHVDFTKKPYEPTVFREVKVKGFDASQYEAKQIFYSSKDGTKVPMFIVSKKGLAQDGSNPALIYGYGGFNINIQPSFSVTRLVFMQHFNGVVAIPNIRGGGEYGERWHNAGRLLNKQNVFDDFQYAAEYLVQQRYTRPDRITIQGGSNGGLLVAACINQRPDLYGAAIVQVGVLDMLRFQKFTIGHAWVSDYGSSDNKTQFEYLLKYSPLHNIQVPTNTTQYPATLVLTADHDDRVVPLHSLKFIAALQHAARGTPQQRPLLARVDTKAGHGGGKPTAKIIDEHTDILCFMSQALGLKFIK
- the LOC110383854 gene encoding prolyl endopeptidase isoform X2, which encodes MSNCMAVRRFFANHCRITTKIPVFTTKQRKIFTCARTITNFVAPKRLLCARASTSAPEKMAFHYPEARRDESVIDDYHGTKIADPYRWLEDPDSNETKEFIDAENRITRPYLDACPVKADINQRLTELWNYPKYSCPFKRGNRYFFFKNTGLQNQNVLYVQDSLDGEPRVFLDPNTLSEDGTIALSGSRFTEDGNTFAYGLSASGSDWITIHLKDVASGEDYPEVLEKVKFASMSWTKDNKGLFYSRYPDQAGKTDGSETEVNRDQKLCYHRLNTPQADDVIVVEFPEEPLWRIGAEVTDCGKYLIVSPVKDCRDNLLFYADLSKQPDISGKLHLTQIVHKFEADYEYVTNEGSVCIFRTNKNAPNYRLIKIDLHNPAEENWETLIPEHPSDVLDWASAVDNDKLVIHYVRDVKSVLQLHDMSSGKMLQTFPLDVGSVVGFSGKKEHSEIFYHFMSFLSPGVIYHVDFTKKPYEPTVFREVKVKGFDASQYEAKQIFYSSKDGTKVPMFIVSKKGLAQDGSNPALIYGYGGFNINIQPSFSVTRLVFMQHFNGVVAIPNIRGGGEYGERWHNAGRLLNKQNVFDDFQYAAEYLVQQRYTRPDRITIQGGSNGGLLVAACINQRPDLYGAAIVQVGVLDMLRFQKFTIGHAWVSDYGSSDNKTQFEYLLKYSPLHNIQVPTNTTQYPATLVLTADHDDRVVPLHSLKFIAALQHAARGTPQQRPLLARVDTKAGHGGGKPTAKIIDEHTDILCFMSQALGLKFIK
- the LOC110383854 gene encoding prolyl endopeptidase isoform X3 translates to MAFHYPEARRDESVIDDYHGTKIADPYRWLEDPDSNETKEFIDAENRITRPYLDACPVKADINQRLTELWNYPKYSCPFKRGNRYFFFKNTGLQNQNVLYVQDSLDGEPRVFLDPNTLSEDGTIALSGSRFTEDGNTFAYGLSASGSDWITIHLKDVASGEDYPEVLEKVKFASMSWTKDNKGLFYSRYPDQAGKTDGSETEVNRDQKLCYHRLNTPQADDVIVVEFPEEPLWRIGAEVTDCGKYLIVSPVKDCRDNLLFYADLSKQPDISGKLHLTQIVHKFEADYEYVTNEGSVCIFRTNKNAPNYRLIKIDLHNPAEENWETLIPEHPSDVLDWASAVDNDKLVIHYVRDVKSVLQLHDMSSGKMLQTFPLDVGSVVGFSGKKEHSEIFYHFMSFLSPGVIYHVDFTKKPYEPTVFREVKVKGFDASQYEAKQIFYSSKDGTKVPMFIVSKKGLAQDGSNPALIYGYGGFNINIQPSFSVTRLVFMQHFNGVVAIPNIRGGGEYGERWHNAGRLLNKQNVFDDFQYAAEYLVQQRYTRPDRITIQGGSNGGLLVAACINQRPDLYGAAIVQVGVLDMLRFQKFTIGHAWVSDYGSSDNKTQFEYLLKYSPLHNIQVPTNTTQYPATLVLTADHDDRVVPLHSLKFIAALQHAARGTPQQRPLLARVDTKAGHGGGKPTAKIIDEHTDILCFMSQALGLKFIK